In one Curtobacterium citreum genomic region, the following are encoded:
- a CDS encoding GNAT family N-acetyltransferase: MTLTAESITTWSDADVADVTALVRLLGHVVDEPEMRARLERLTPAAGHRTWLVRGDDGRAVAVAGAQVTWSYASDEPTAQLLLLVVDPAARRHGTGSALIDTFETWAREQGARRLSAVSAAATDSAHRFYQKRGYHEAGVRYTKLR; the protein is encoded by the coding sequence ATGACCCTCACCGCCGAGTCGATCACCACCTGGTCCGACGCGGACGTCGCCGACGTCACCGCCCTCGTCCGCCTGCTCGGGCACGTCGTCGACGAGCCCGAGATGCGCGCGCGGCTCGAGCGGCTCACGCCCGCAGCGGGGCACCGCACGTGGCTCGTCCGCGGCGACGACGGCCGCGCGGTCGCGGTGGCGGGTGCGCAGGTCACGTGGTCCTACGCGAGCGACGAGCCGACGGCGCAGCTCCTGCTGCTGGTGGTCGACCCCGCGGCCAGGAGGCACGGCACGGGTTCCGCGCTCATCGACACCTTCGAGACGTGGGCGCGTGAGCAGGGCGCACGGCGCCTGAGCGCCGTGTCCGCGGCGGCGACGGACAGTGCGCACCGCTTCTACCAGAAGCGCGGGTACCACGAGGCCGGGGTTCGGTACACGAAGCTTCGGTAG
- the aroA gene encoding 3-phosphoshikimate 1-carboxyvinyltransferase produces the protein MADTTHSQQPDPWIAPRARGPLHGDVALPGSKSLTNRELVLAALADGPSTIRLPLHSRDSALMVAGLRQLGVGIEELEPAPGTDANPYGPDLRITPAPMRGGVRVDCGLAGTVMRFLPPLAALAAGSVTIDGDPYARKRPMGAIIRALVDLGVDVTDDGDGAMPFTFTGTGSVRGGALTIDASASSQFVSGLLLSAPRFEEGLHLTHVGDRLPSLPHIDMTVAALRARGVRVDQPAVGEWVVHPGPIAARDVTIEPDLSNAAPFAVAALVAGGTVRIRTWPTATTQVGADLETLLPRWGATVTRDGDDLLVDGGVGVLGGASLPGVDLDLTRGGELAPALVALAALADAPSEITGIGHLRGHETDRLAALAGDVNRSGGTVQELDDGLRIAPARLHGGPWAAYDDHRMATAGAIVGLVVDGVAVDDIGCTAKTLPQFPELWAALVATGASAASADRDGA, from the coding sequence ATGGCCGACACGACGCATTCCCAGCAGCCCGATCCGTGGATCGCCCCGCGCGCACGCGGGCCCCTGCACGGGGACGTCGCGCTCCCCGGCTCGAAGTCCCTGACGAACCGGGAGCTCGTGCTCGCCGCCCTCGCGGACGGCCCGTCGACCATCCGGCTCCCCCTGCACTCCCGCGACTCCGCACTCATGGTCGCGGGGCTCCGGCAGCTCGGCGTCGGCATCGAGGAACTCGAGCCGGCGCCCGGCACCGACGCGAACCCGTACGGCCCCGACCTCCGGATCACCCCGGCCCCGATGCGCGGCGGCGTCCGGGTCGACTGCGGGCTCGCCGGCACCGTGATGCGCTTCCTGCCGCCGCTCGCCGCCCTCGCCGCCGGGTCGGTCACGATCGACGGCGACCCCTACGCCCGGAAGCGGCCGATGGGGGCGATCATCCGCGCGCTCGTCGACCTCGGCGTGGACGTCACCGACGACGGCGACGGCGCGATGCCCTTCACGTTCACCGGGACCGGCTCGGTCCGGGGCGGGGCGCTCACCATCGACGCGAGCGCGTCCTCGCAGTTCGTCTCCGGCCTGCTCCTCTCCGCGCCGCGCTTCGAGGAGGGCCTGCACCTCACGCACGTCGGCGACCGACTCCCGAGCCTGCCGCACATCGACATGACCGTCGCCGCGCTCCGCGCCCGCGGCGTCCGCGTCGACCAACCGGCCGTCGGCGAGTGGGTCGTGCACCCCGGCCCGATCGCCGCGCGCGACGTCACGATCGAGCCCGACCTGTCGAACGCCGCGCCGTTCGCCGTCGCCGCCCTCGTGGCCGGCGGCACGGTGCGGATCCGCACGTGGCCCACCGCGACGACGCAGGTCGGTGCCGACCTCGAGACGCTGCTGCCGCGCTGGGGCGCGACCGTGACGCGCGACGGCGACGATCTGCTCGTCGACGGCGGCGTCGGGGTCCTGGGCGGCGCCTCCTTGCCGGGGGTGGACCTGGACCTGACCCGCGGTGGCGAGCTCGCCCCCGCGCTCGTCGCGCTGGCCGCGCTGGCGGACGCACCGAGCGAGATCACCGGGATCGGTCACCTGCGCGGGCACGAGACGGACCGGCTCGCCGCGCTCGCGGGGGACGTGAACCGGTCGGGAGGCACGGTGCAGGAACTCGACGACGGCCTGCGGATCGCGCCGGCGCGGCTCCACGGCGGCCCGTGGGCCGCGTACGACGACCACCGGATGGCCACCGCCGGGGCGATCGTGGGACTCGTCGTCGACGGCGTCGCCGTCGACGACATCGGCTGCACCGCGAAGACGCTGCCCCAGTTCCCCGAGCTCTGGGCGGCCCTCGTGGCGACCGGCGCCTCCGCCGCCTCCGCCGACCGCGACGGGGCGTGA
- a CDS encoding zf-HC2 domain-containing protein yields MSGCDCSKAKAELEEFLHDELCREDAADIREHMESCEDCTSEHRVGVVLMETVKRACKETAPDQLRTEILARIRVEQASH; encoded by the coding sequence ATGAGCGGCTGCGACTGCTCGAAGGCGAAGGCCGAGCTCGAGGAGTTCCTGCACGACGAGCTCTGCCGCGAGGACGCCGCGGACATCCGCGAGCACATGGAGTCCTGCGAGGACTGCACGAGCGAGCACCGCGTCGGCGTCGTCCTCATGGAGACCGTCAAGCGCGCCTGCAAGGAGACGGCTCCCGACCAGCTCCGGACCGAGATCCTCGCGCGCATCCGGGTGGAGCAGGCGAGCCACTGA
- a CDS encoding sigma-70 family RNA polymerase sigma factor, with protein sequence MTTDEPQAAPHDLVEETEEQLDAVSEAAEELAEPADEKTVSESELRSLFETQALPFMDQLYGAAMRMTRNPADASDLVQETFVKAYAAFRQFRQGTNLKAWLYRILTNTFINTYRKNQRNPYQGTIDELEDWQLGGAESVTQSVSARSAEADAIDHLPSSAVKDALQSIPEDFRMAVYFADVEGFSYQEIADIMKTPVGTVMSRLHRGRRLLRGLLADHARETGIVPDAASTATMRGRGRKTPATTGRSDGKDAR encoded by the coding sequence ATGACCACCGACGAGCCGCAGGCAGCACCGCACGACCTGGTCGAGGAGACCGAGGAGCAGCTCGACGCGGTCTCCGAAGCGGCCGAGGAACTGGCCGAGCCCGCCGACGAGAAGACCGTGTCGGAGTCCGAGCTGCGGTCGCTGTTCGAGACCCAGGCGCTGCCCTTCATGGACCAGCTCTACGGTGCCGCGATGCGGATGACTCGCAACCCCGCCGATGCCTCGGACCTGGTGCAGGAGACCTTCGTCAAGGCGTACGCCGCGTTCCGGCAGTTCCGCCAGGGTACGAACCTGAAGGCCTGGCTGTACCGGATCCTGACGAACACGTTCATCAACACGTACCGCAAGAACCAGCGGAACCCGTACCAGGGCACCATCGACGAGCTCGAGGACTGGCAGCTCGGCGGCGCGGAGAGCGTCACCCAGTCGGTGTCCGCCCGCTCCGCCGAGGCCGACGCGATCGACCACCTGCCGTCCTCCGCCGTGAAGGACGCGCTGCAGTCGATCCCCGAGGACTTCCGGATGGCCGTGTACTTCGCTGACGTCGAGGGCTTCTCCTACCAGGAGATCGCCGACATCATGAAGACCCCCGTGGGGACGGTCATGAGCCGTCTCCACCGTGGCCGCCGGCTCCTCCGCGGGCTCCTGGCGGACCACGCACGCGAGACCGGCATCGTCCCGGACGCAGCGTCGACGGCGACGATGCGCGGACGCGGCCGGAAGACACCGGCGACCACTGGTCGCTCCGACGGGAAGGACGCACGATGA
- a CDS encoding multifunctional oxoglutarate decarboxylase/oxoglutarate dehydrogenase thiamine pyrophosphate-binding subunit/dihydrolipoyllysine-residue succinyltransferase subunit has product MSSHLTGTDETAGEFGANEWLVDELYEQFVADKESVDKSWWPVLESYHRSQGAAAGGNSPAPAQQQAVPQPETAAQPRSAAQPAAAAQQPGGPIQAKTTSKQPSPQPIPAEANDAADDHDETHEDVATPLRGMAKTLASNMDASLTVPTATSVRTIPAKLMIDNRIVINNHLRRARGGKISFTHLIGWAMVQALKDFPSQNVFYEERDGKPFVVEPAHVGLGIAIDVPKKDGTRSLLVPSIKRAETLTFGQFLSAYEDLVKRARDNKLTPADFQGTTISLTNPGGIGTVHSVPRLTKGQGSIIGAGALEYPAQFQGSATKTLVELGVGKTITLTSTYDHRVIQGAGSGEYLKKVHERLIGEHGFYEGIFAALRIPYKPIQWANDINVDLAHRVNKTSRVQELINSYRVRGHLMADIDPLEYRQRTHPDLEIENHGLTFWDLDREFVTGGLAGTTNAPLRDVLGILRDAYCRTVGIEYMHIQDPEQRRWVQAHIEVPYSKPSKDEQLRVLGKLNEAEAFETFLQTKYVGQKRFSLEGGESTIAFLDTLIQHAATSGLSEVAIGMAHRGRLNVLTNIAGKTYGQIFREFEGSSLPGAVSGQGSGDVKYHVGTEGVFRASDGSSIPVTIAANPSHLEAVDGVLEGIVRAKQDRTPPGTFGVLPVLVHGDAAMAGQGVVVETLQMSQLRGYRTGGTVHLVINNQVGFTTPPESARTSVYSTDVAKTIQAPIFHVNGDDPEAVARVAELAFAYREEFHRDVVIDLVCYRRRGHNEGDDPSMTQPMMYNLIEAKRSVRTLYTEALVGRGDITQQEYDEAHRDFQDRLERAFAETHEAQTGTMPVVTGDDAGAVDGLERPTAQRDDSEVDVHETAISEDLVRAIGDAHSNPPAGFQVHPKLQQLLTKRTEMTRSGGIDWAMAELMAIGSVLVEGKPVRLVGQDARRGTFVQRQAVFHDRSNGQEWLPLANVSEDQARFMIYDSLLSEYAAMAFEYGYSVERPEALVLWEAQFGDFANGAQTVIDEFISSAEQKWGQRSGLVLLLPHGYEGQGPDHSSARIERYLQLCAEENMIVARPSTPASWFHLLRRQAWERPQKPLVVFTPKAMLRLRQATSPVEAFTSGTFHAVLDDDRVADKGAVRRVVLHSGKVHHDLRAELEKQGRSDVALVRLEQLAPLPLDDLLAVLAGYPDAEVVWAQEEPENQGAWPFVCMGLSPHLDGRPLSVAARPASAAPATGSSKRSAQEASDVIRRALGSAQH; this is encoded by the coding sequence GTGTCGAGCCATCTGACGGGTACGGACGAGACCGCGGGCGAATTCGGGGCGAACGAATGGCTCGTCGACGAGCTGTACGAGCAGTTCGTCGCCGACAAGGAGTCGGTGGACAAGTCCTGGTGGCCCGTCCTCGAGAGCTACCACCGGTCGCAGGGCGCCGCAGCCGGCGGGAACTCCCCGGCACCTGCGCAGCAGCAGGCGGTCCCGCAGCCCGAGACGGCCGCGCAGCCCCGGTCCGCCGCGCAGCCCGCGGCTGCGGCGCAGCAGCCAGGCGGCCCGATCCAGGCGAAGACCACGTCGAAGCAGCCGTCGCCGCAGCCGATCCCGGCCGAGGCGAACGACGCCGCCGACGACCACGACGAGACCCACGAGGACGTCGCCACCCCGCTCCGCGGCATGGCGAAGACCCTCGCGTCGAACATGGACGCCTCGCTCACCGTCCCGACCGCCACGAGCGTGCGGACGATCCCGGCGAAGCTCATGATCGACAACCGGATCGTGATCAACAACCACCTGCGCCGGGCGCGCGGCGGCAAGATCTCCTTCACGCACCTGATCGGCTGGGCGATGGTCCAGGCACTGAAGGACTTCCCGAGTCAGAACGTCTTCTACGAGGAGCGCGACGGCAAGCCCTTCGTCGTCGAGCCCGCGCACGTCGGCCTGGGCATCGCGATCGACGTCCCGAAGAAGGACGGCACGCGCTCGCTCCTCGTCCCGAGCATCAAGCGCGCCGAGACGCTGACGTTCGGCCAGTTCCTCTCCGCCTACGAGGACCTCGTCAAGCGCGCGCGTGACAACAAGCTCACCCCGGCCGACTTCCAGGGCACGACGATCTCGCTGACGAACCCGGGCGGCATCGGCACGGTCCACTCGGTCCCCCGCCTCACGAAGGGCCAGGGATCGATCATCGGCGCCGGCGCGCTCGAGTACCCGGCGCAGTTCCAGGGCTCCGCGACGAAGACGCTCGTCGAGCTCGGCGTCGGCAAGACCATCACGCTGACGAGCACCTACGACCACCGCGTCATCCAGGGCGCCGGGTCGGGCGAGTACCTGAAGAAGGTGCACGAGCGGCTCATCGGCGAGCACGGCTTCTACGAGGGCATCTTCGCCGCGCTCCGGATCCCCTACAAGCCGATCCAGTGGGCGAACGACATCAACGTCGACCTGGCGCACCGGGTCAACAAGACCTCGCGCGTGCAGGAGCTCATCAACAGCTACCGCGTCCGCGGGCACCTGATGGCGGACATCGACCCGCTCGAGTACCGGCAGCGCACGCACCCGGACCTCGAGATCGAGAACCACGGGCTGACGTTCTGGGACCTCGACCGCGAGTTCGTCACGGGCGGTCTCGCCGGCACCACGAACGCGCCGCTCCGCGACGTGCTCGGGATCCTCCGCGACGCCTACTGCCGCACGGTCGGCATCGAGTACATGCACATCCAGGACCCGGAGCAGCGCCGCTGGGTGCAGGCCCACATCGAGGTCCCGTACTCGAAGCCGTCGAAGGACGAGCAGCTCCGCGTCCTCGGCAAGCTCAACGAGGCCGAGGCCTTCGAGACCTTCCTGCAGACGAAGTACGTCGGCCAGAAGCGCTTCTCGCTCGAGGGGGGCGAGTCCACCATCGCCTTCCTCGACACGCTCATCCAGCACGCCGCCACCTCCGGCCTGTCCGAGGTCGCGATCGGCATGGCCCACCGCGGCCGCCTGAACGTGCTGACGAACATCGCCGGCAAGACCTACGGTCAGATCTTCCGGGAGTTCGAGGGCTCGTCGCTGCCCGGCGCCGTCTCCGGGCAGGGCTCCGGCGACGTGAAGTACCACGTCGGCACCGAGGGCGTGTTCCGCGCGTCGGACGGCTCGTCGATCCCCGTGACGATCGCGGCGAACCCGTCGCACCTCGAGGCCGTCGACGGCGTGCTCGAGGGCATCGTCCGCGCGAAGCAGGACCGCACGCCCCCGGGTACCTTCGGCGTGCTGCCGGTGCTCGTGCACGGCGACGCGGCCATGGCCGGCCAGGGCGTCGTGGTCGAGACGCTGCAGATGTCGCAGCTCCGCGGCTACCGCACCGGCGGCACCGTCCACCTGGTGATCAACAACCAGGTCGGGTTCACCACCCCGCCGGAGTCCGCCCGCACGTCGGTCTACTCGACCGACGTCGCGAAGACGATCCAGGCGCCGATCTTCCACGTGAACGGCGACGACCCCGAGGCCGTGGCCCGCGTCGCGGAGCTGGCCTTCGCCTACCGCGAGGAGTTCCACCGCGACGTCGTGATCGACCTGGTCTGCTACCGCCGCCGCGGCCACAACGAGGGCGACGACCCCTCGATGACGCAGCCGATGATGTACAACCTCATCGAGGCGAAGCGCTCCGTCCGCACGCTGTACACCGAGGCGCTCGTCGGCCGCGGCGACATCACCCAGCAGGAGTACGACGAGGCGCACCGCGACTTCCAGGACCGCCTGGAGCGCGCCTTCGCCGAGACGCACGAGGCGCAGACCGGCACGATGCCGGTGGTCACGGGCGACGACGCCGGTGCGGTGGACGGCCTCGAGCGGCCGACCGCACAGCGCGACGACTCCGAGGTGGACGTGCACGAGACCGCGATCTCGGAGGACCTCGTCCGGGCGATCGGCGACGCGCACAGCAATCCGCCCGCCGGGTTCCAGGTGCACCCGAAGCTCCAGCAGCTCCTCACCAAGCGCACCGAGATGACCCGCTCCGGCGGCATCGACTGGGCGATGGCCGAGCTCATGGCGATCGGGTCCGTCCTCGTCGAGGGCAAGCCCGTCCGACTCGTCGGCCAGGACGCCCGCCGCGGCACGTTCGTCCAGCGCCAGGCGGTCTTCCACGACCGGTCGAACGGCCAGGAGTGGCTGCCGCTCGCGAACGTCAGCGAGGACCAGGCGCGCTTCATGATCTACGACTCGCTGCTCAGCGAGTACGCGGCGATGGCGTTCGAGTACGGGTACTCGGTCGAGCGTCCCGAGGCGCTCGTGCTCTGGGAGGCCCAGTTCGGCGACTTCGCCAACGGCGCCCAGACCGTGATCGACGAGTTCATCTCGTCGGCCGAGCAGAAGTGGGGGCAGCGCTCCGGCCTCGTCCTGCTGCTGCCGCACGGCTACGAGGGCCAGGGGCCGGACCACTCCTCGGCACGTATCGAGCGGTACCTGCAGCTCTGCGCCGAGGAGAACATGATCGTCGCGCGTCCGTCGACGCCGGCGTCGTGGTTCCACCTGCTCCGTCGTCAGGCGTGGGAGCGCCCGCAGAAGCCGCTCGTCGTGTTCACGCCGAAGGCGATGCTCCGGCTCCGCCAGGCGACGAGTCCGGTCGAGGCGTTCACGAGCGGCACGTTCCACGCGGTCCTGGACGACGACCGTGTGGCCGACAAGGGTGCCGTGCGCCGCGTCGTGCTGCACTCCGGCAAGGTCCACCACGACCTGCGCGCCGAGCTCGAGAAGCAGGGCCGTTCCGATGTCGCCCTGGTCCGGCTCGAGCAGCTCGCGCCGCTCCCCCTCGACGACCTGCTCGCGGTCCTCGCGGGCTACCCGGACGCCGAGGTCGTGTGGGCCCAGGAGGAGCCCGAGAACCAGGGTGCCTGGCCGTTCGTCTGCATGGGGCTCTCGCCGCACCTCGACGGTCGGCCGCTCTCGGTCGCGGCTCGTCCGGCCAGCGCCGCCCCGGCGACCGGTTCGTCGAAGCGCTCCGCGCAGGAGGCCTCGGACGTGATCCGCCGGGCCCTCGGCTCGGCGCAGCACTGA